CAAACCGGCATATTGGTTTCGGGTTAACTGGAGATGTAATCTCCCCCTTTAACAGCATTCGTTCCGGTCTGTTGTGAATCCTCAGTACTGGAATGGCGCTGAGGAGAGCCTTAGTATAGGGATGCAGAGGCGACTGAAACAACTCTTCTGCCGGCGCTTTTTCTACCAGTCTGCCTAAATACATAACAGCAATATCATCTGAAAAGTGATTCACTACAGACAGATCATGTGTAATGAAAATATATGTAATGCCCATTTCTTTTTGAATTTTTTTCATAAGATTTAAAATCTGAGCCTGAATGGACACGTCTAAAGCAGAAACCGGTTCGTCGCACACAATAAATTTAGGATCTAAAGCTAAAGCCCTGGCGATTCCGATTCTCTGCCTCCTCCCTCCGTCCAGCTCGTGAGGATAAATATTGACTAATCTTTCCGCCAACCCTACTCTGTCCATTAACTCCAAAACTCTTATAAACCTTTTTTCTTTATCAGGAATCATTTTAGATAGAATCAAAGGCTCCTCAATAGTTTCCGCCACTGTTTTTCTTGGGTTAAGAGATGAAAATGGGTCCTGAAAAATCATGGCCACCTGGTCGCCTCTTAAACTGCGCAGCTCTTGAGTTCCCATTTGCAGAACATCTTTTCCTTTTACCTTCACTTCCCCGGAAATAATCTTTCCCGAAGGCTCGGGAATCAAATTTAAAATAGATAAAGCTGTTGTAGTCTTTCCCGCTCCCGTCTCTCCAACCAGGCCTAAGGTTTTTCCTTTAGAAATCTCCATATCAATTCCATTGACCGCATATACTGTTTCGCTGTCTGATGTATAATGAATCACTAAATCTTTTATTTCCAGCGTTTTTTCCCATTCATCTCTTTTCTTTTCCATAACAGCCCTCCTATTGTTTCAGCCTTGGATCTAAGGCGTCCCGCAGTCCGTCGCCTAACAAATTCAGTGAAAGAATGGTAAAGAATATTGCTAAACCGGGGGCAATGACAATATAAGCCTCATCTCTCATAAAGGCTCTGCCGGAGGCCAGCATATTCCCCCACTCAGGCGTGGGAGCCTGTATTCCCAGTCCCAGAAAGCTTAGGCCTGAAATCGTTAAAATAGCGTTGGCTACATATAAAGTCACCTGCACAATAATAGGCCCCATACAGTTAATCAGGGCATGAGGCAGAATAATATGGCCGTCTCTTGCTCCAATAGATCTGGCTGCTTCTATGTACTCGCTTCCCCTGACTCCCATAACTGCAGACCGGACAATTCTGGCAAATTTAGGCGAGAAAGATAAGCCGATAGAAAGTACTAAATTCACCTTGCTGACTCCAAAGGTAGCGATAATCGCTAAAGCCAGAAGCACATCTGGAAGACATAAAAATGCATCCATTGCTCTCATTATCACATTATCTATTTTTCCTCCGTAAAATCCAGAAATAGCTCCCAGACTTCCTCCTGCTAAAAGAGCCACAGCCACAGAGGAAATACCTACTGTCAGAGAAATCCTGGCCCCGTAAATAACTCTGGCAAAAATATCTCTTCCCATTTCATCTGTTCCCAAAATATGACCGGACCCCGGCGGCTGCAGCCTGTTATATACATCCAGGCTAATGGCCGATTCGTGGTAATCTGCAAACAAAGGTGCTCCTGCTGCCAGCAGCACAATAGCTGAAAAAATAACCAGACCTGCTACAGCTGTTTTATTTTTCAAGAAGCGCAGCCACAGCTCCATTCCGTTACTTTTTTTCTTAAACTGTTTATAAAATTCTTTTTTACTTGTATATGTTCTGGCTGAACTTTCCACTATTTGCTGCCCCCTTTACTGTACTGTGCCTTAATTCTGGGATCAATATATGCATAAATCAGGTCTACAATTAAATTTGAAACAGCCACGCAAATAGCCATAATTACAAGGCAGCCCAGCACACAGGGCACATCTCTTTTATTAATAGACTCTACTAACAGTCTGCCTGTGCCTGGAATAGAAAATACTGTTTCACAGTATACAACTCCCCCTAAAAGGGCCCCCACATTCAGCCCTACAACTGTAATTGTAGGCATCAGCGCATTTCCAAGGGCATGATCATAAATAACATCATGCTCACTGACTCCCTTTGCCCTGGCCGTTCTGATATAATCCTGGCGTACTGCCTCCAGCATAGAAGACCTGGTAGTTCTCATAGTATTGGCCATATAATTGGCCCCCACAGTAACCGCCGGCAGAATCAGGCTTTTTAAGCCGTCGTCCATGCCGCTGGAGGGAAGCCAGCCTAAATGAACGGAAAAAAATAAAATCAACAGCAGCCCCAGCCAAAACACCGGCATAGAAACCCCCATTAATCCTATAATCATAGTAATTTTAGAAAACAAAGAATCCGGTTTTGTGGCGGACCGTATTCCAATAGGCATCCCCACTGCCACGCAGAAAATCATGGCGGCAATAACTATTTTAAATGTATTGGGAAATCTGGAAAACAGCTGCTCTCCTACTGGGGCTCTGGTAATATAAGAGATTCCAAAATCTCCTGTGGCCAGATTTTTTAAATAATTAACATATTGAATAATAAAAGGTTTATCCAGCCCTAACTCCTGCTTCAGCTGAATACTTGCTTCCTCTGTATAATCACTTCCTAAAATAATTTGCGTCGGATCTCCAGGCGTCATATAAAGTATTGTAAAAACAAAAAATGTTAAGGCAACTATTATTGGTATCAGAATTATCAGACGTTTAAATATATATTTAATCATGCATTCCCCTCCATATCTGCAGGTTCCCTGTATTTTCAGGAAACATGGAAGCCGTCAATAGTGTAATTTATAGTAATTTCCCGCCCTTTCCGCGTTCAGCTCCACTCCCTTTAAACGGTTATTGCTGAGAGCAAGGGTTTTGCTTACAAACAAATCTGCCTCCGGAGCTTCTTCGGCCAGAAATTCCTGGATTTTCTCATAAACAGGAATTCTTTTTTCCTCCTCAAAATTTTCTCTTCCCTGGGCGATCATTAAATCCAGCTCTGGGTTAGAATACCAAACTCTGTTTACTCCTCCAAATCCAGCTTCTGTAAAACGCCTTCCTAAAAACAAGTCAGGATCTTCATAACAGCCCCAGCTGGTAATAAACATAGGAGCCCTGTGGTCTGCAATATAGGAGGCAAACACTGCGTTTTCAATTCTGGTGATTTTCGCCTGAATTCCTATTTCCGCTAAATTGGCCTGAGCCACAATAGCCATTCTCTCCGCCTCGTCCCGGAATACAATAATTTCTGTCTCAAAGCCAGGACATCCTGCCTCTTTCATCAGCTCTTTTGCCTTTTCAGGATCATAAGAATACATTCCCAAAGGATTTTCTATGGCTCCCATTACTGTGGGAGCAAATGTGGCGCAATTCCACACAACCTTTCCCAGCCCCTCGTATCCTACCTGCAAACAGGCGTCTCTATCTACAGCAAAATTAACTGCCTGGCGCACCAATTTGTTATTAAACCACTGCTGCGTATTGTCCATGCCTAAATGCCATACCATTTGGGAATCCTTTTCCCATAGCTTTAAAGCCGGGTTTTCCACTACTCTTTTATAATCTGCCGTGGCAAATTCTGCATTAAAATCTGCTGCCCCTGTTTCAATGGCAATGGTTCTGGCCGTGCCTTCCGGTATGATTTTTATAGTAAGGGTTTTATTTAAGGCCCTGTCTTCCTGATCAAAATATCCTTCAAACCTTTTAAATTTAATAGTATCTCCAATTACCCTGCTGTCAAAGCTATATCTTCCGCTGCCAATAGGATGAGACCAGTTATTTTCTGCAATAGCCTTTTCACAATAGGACTGAGGCACAATAGAAGTAGCCACGTTTGTAAGAGCGGTGGGAAGAGATGGATACGGCCCGTCTGTTGTAATAGAAATAGTATTATCATCTACTTTTTTTATTTCTTCCACCTGCTGAAACAAAGCTGTCATAATAGAACTTCCCTTTGCTCTGTTAAGACAGTAAATAACGTCGTCTGCTGTCAGCGTCGACCCGTCGTGGCATTGAACATTTTCCCAAATAGTAAAGTGCCATTCTGTATCGCTGATTCTTTCATAATCCTTACACAGCTCTTTTTCAGCTCCAAGATTTTCACTGTACCGAAACAGCCGGCTATACACGTTTGCCAAGGTATATACATTAGACATATCTGAAGACTGAATTGGATCAAAGCTTACCATATCCACTGCCTGCACAACCGTTATATCTGCATCAAAATTATCTTCTGCCGAAGGCTGGCTAATATTATTGTTTAAAGCTGATTGATTCTTATTATCAGAACAGCCGGCTATGGTCAGTCCTATTACTGCCGCCAATATTATGCCTGCCACAGATCTTCTATATTTCATATTGTGTTTGCTCCTTCCCCAATAAAACCACTATGAAGCTTCTGCTTTTCCCCGCGCTTATTAAGCTGTTTTAAAAGCCGCACCTCAAATAATCTGCGCAGAACGTAATTTGAAGTGCGGCCTTTGCCACTGCCTTTGCCATTCACTATTTAAGCCAATATTGTTTTTCCCAGAATGTAAGAACCTGACCAATATCCTGTTCATCCGCTCTTTCCAGGATCTTTTTGCCCCAGGCTACATCTTCCACTGCCATGCCGCTTGTAATAAAAATAATTTTATCGTCCTGACATTGTCTGGCCTCGCTTTTTCCAATAATTACATCTCCTATATTCTTTACTCTGAAACCGGAGAATTTACCTTTATATGCAGCGTCAATAACAGGAGCCGACGGAGCCCATGACAAAATCTCCTCCCTGATTCCCTCTCTGGGATAATCCATCTCATAGATAAATGCCTGATGCAGCTTCCAGTTATCTGCATATATCTGACAGTCTTCAATCCAATCGTCGTTAATAAAGTCAGCCGCACCGGTCAGACACAGCAAAGAACCTTTTTTCAGCAATTTTGTATCAATAGCAGGAAGCTCTTCCCCTGAAGCTGCAATATGTACAATATCCATATTTTTTACAGCATCCTCCAGCTTATCAACAATTACCGGCTGTACCCCCAGCTCTTCTTCTGCATATTTGGCAAACCGCTTGGAAGCTTCAGGAAAAACATCATAAATATAGGCTGTCTTTAATGTTTTCACTGCTGTTTTTACCCCCAAAAGCGCTGTTTTTCCAACCATTCCCGCTCCAATGATGCCTATGGTCTCAGCCCCCTCACGAGCTAAAAATCTGGCGCTGATTCCTGGAACTGCCCCTGTTCTCATCTGGCTTAACAGGTTTCCCGACATAAAGGCAAGAGGTTTTACATTGTCAGGATCATTTAATATAATCGAATGAATAGACCTTAGCAGCCCAATTTCTCTATTGGCAATATTAGAGCCGTACCATTTTTCTCCACATATATGGTAATCTCCGCCCAGATAAGCAATCATGGCCATAAATCTTCTGTCCGGCCCTGCCTCCGGCATTCTTGGACCTTTTTTGTGCTCTGGAAACCAAATTAAATGGCCGTGGTCATTTTCACTGGGTCCTCCCATCAAGTAATCCCCTTTTGCCAGCAATGCCAACGCATCCTGCACAGCTTCTAAACAGCCTTCCATGTTTAACACCCCTGCTTTGATCATGTCTGGCTCTGACAAAAATCTTAAACGCACGCTTTGATCCATAAATAAATACCCTCCTTAAAATTTTCTACCTGTCCTGTCAAGTATATTTTCTGTCTTTTTTGTGTTTTCATTATAGAATAGTATTTTATTTATTTCTCATCTTTTTTTGTGCAAAAAATGCTTTATTTTAATTTTATTTCCATTTTACATATTTTTAAAGCATACTGTTTTAGGGAAATTCCCACGTGTTTTTTAAATATTCTGATAAAATGGCCGTAATCTGAAAAGCCGCACATTTCGCACACTTTAAATACAGCGTCATTTTTCTTCAGCAGCTCACAGGCCAGGTAAATCCTTCTGGAAATAATATACTGATTTACAGTGACTCCGCAGTATTCTTTAAAAATCCTGCTGATAGAATATTTATTAATAAAAAATTCCTTTTCCAGCAAATCTAAATTTAAATCTAACGTAATATTTTCTGTTATATACTCCATAATTTTTTTGGCTAAAATACCGTTTTCATCATCATATATTTTTCCTTCTTCACCTGTCTCCTCATGTTTCACCCGCAGCAAAAACAAAAGGATTTCGGCCAGAACTACTTTTCTGTAAGACTTGTCCCCATAAAAATTTGTTTTCAAACTTTCCTTCTCCCTGTCTAATAATTGGGAAAAGTTAAAAATATCTTCCTGTCTCAGCCTGATCTGACAGGCTTTAAAGTCTCCGTCAGGCTGAAATAGCTCCATACAGTCAACATCCAGGCTCTCTGTAATTTCTTCCATTACCTCCGGTTTAATATGCACTGTATATCTTTCAAACCAAGCGTCGTCAGGCACAACTGTCATATGAGGCACAAAGGTTCCAATTCCAAAAACAGCCCCTCTGGGCACATAAAAAATATTATTTTCAATAATAAATTTCAGGTTATTTGATAAGGTAAAATGCAGCTCATAGTAATCGTGAAAATGAGGGCATTCCATAACATTGGAGCTGTTAATATTATGTATTACACGAATGCTTTCATCTATGGGCTGAAAATACTTTTCTTCCATTATGCCTCTCTCCTTTTCTTGTCCATAAAGTATTTAATAAATGCTATTAGGTCAGTTTACAAGGAACTACACGCAGACCGTGAAACGGGCTGCTGACAACAAACGGCGCTATGCTCCCGGCTGGGTGCATAGCACCTGTTTGTTGCGGGGGTTTCCAAAGGGGGCAGCGCCCCATTTGGCACACGACTTTGCGGAGCAAAGTGTAGTGTGTTATACGCTCTGTCGGCGTTGCCCTGAAAATACCGTTGCCGCCGGGGAGGGCAAGGGCATTTGACGCGGCAGGAAAGCAGGGCTTTGTTTGGGGCTGGTAAGCCGGAAACAAAGGGCTGATTTCAGCAGCAGACAGGGCGTATTATGAAAGCCCCCGTCCCTCGTCCTCCGCCCCCGGCCTATGGGACAAAAAGTCCCAAAGCTCTGGACACCGTGACCAGATGTGTGGCCACACTCCGGGAAAAGTAGCAGGACGGCAGGAAACCGTCAAGGCTGAAATGAATGGGCTGACGCCCGGCCTTGACCGTTCCCCGCCGCCCCGCTGGATGGGTGGACAAGGTGGCCAATCCCTAAAAGTGTTTGGCCGCACTCGTTCATTTTGGGGCCTTTCTTCTCCCAAAATTGAAATGGGCGGGAAAGCCCTAAAATGGCTTTCCCGCCTTGATTACCCATTAGCAAAGACGGGCGAGACTGTCAACGGCGGCGCTGAAAGCGCCGTTCATCTTGACCGTTGACTGGCTCGCCTGGCTTTGCTACTGCCCGTAAGAGATGGAAAAACAAGATGGAAAACAAGGTTAAAAATGGTTGACAAGTCTATCGGATGTGTGTTATACTGTGCGACAGTTTGAGATTGGAAGGAGGCTTACGTGTGTTAATTTGTGTACGCTAATAAGCAATAAAAAGTAGAAGTACCTTTCCACATGATGGTGGGCTTTTTTTGCGTGCGTATGCAAAGGAACACGTAGGTTTGACACGAGCAGTCTTTGAACTGTATCGTGGTGTTTTTTCGTGCTTTGTTGTTATGCAGGCGTCTGCCCTCTCTGTGGGACAACGCCTGCTTTTTATTGCAGAAACAAAGGAACAATGCAATAAAAAAGGAGGTTCGCATTATGACCCAAAACAACAATTCATGGAGAAAAACTTATTTTACACTTCTTGCCGGACAAGCAATATCCTTTATTAGCAGCGGTATTTTGCAAATGGCCATTATCTTTTATTTGGTTGCGAAAACTAATTCTGCAATCATATTGACGGCGGCAACACTGATTGGATTTTTGCCGCAAGCCTGTTTAGGCCCGTTTGCAGGTGCTTTTGTTGACCGGCACAGCCGTAAAAGCGTAATGATTGGTGCGGATTTGATAATTGCCGCCGCTGGCGGTATTCTGGCGCTGGTGGCGTTTTACATGGAATTGCCCGTATGGTCTATTATGGTTGTCCTGTTAATCCGAAGTGCGGGAACTGCTTTTCATTCTCCAGCATTCAGCGCAGCAACACCTATGATTGTGCCAAAAGAGGAACTTACAAAATGCGCTGGTTACACGCAGACCATGCAAGCAGTAAGTGCGATTATCAGTCCAGCTGCCGCAGCGTTTTTATATGCTGTTTGGCCTCTTAATGCAATTATAT
The window above is part of the Lachnoclostridium edouardi genome. Proteins encoded here:
- a CDS encoding ABC transporter permease, coding for MIKYIFKRLIILIPIIVALTFFVFTILYMTPGDPTQIILGSDYTEEASIQLKQELGLDKPFIIQYVNYLKNLATGDFGISYITRAPVGEQLFSRFPNTFKIVIAAMIFCVAVGMPIGIRSATKPDSLFSKITMIIGLMGVSMPVFWLGLLLILFFSVHLGWLPSSGMDDGLKSLILPAVTVGANYMANTMRTTRSSMLEAVRQDYIRTARAKGVSEHDVIYDHALGNALMPTITVVGLNVGALLGGVVYCETVFSIPGTGRLLVESINKRDVPCVLGCLVIMAICVAVSNLIVDLIYAYIDPRIKAQYSKGGSK
- a CDS encoding ABC transporter ATP-binding protein — translated: MEKKRDEWEKTLEIKDLVIHYTSDSETVYAVNGIDMEISKGKTLGLVGETGAGKTTTALSILNLIPEPSGKIISGEVKVKGKDVLQMGTQELRSLRGDQVAMIFQDPFSSLNPRKTVAETIEEPLILSKMIPDKEKRFIRVLELMDRVGLAERLVNIYPHELDGGRRQRIGIARALALDPKFIVCDEPVSALDVSIQAQILNLMKKIQKEMGITYIFITHDLSVVNHFSDDIAVMYLGRLVEKAPAEELFQSPLHPYTKALLSAIPVLRIHNRPERMLLKGEITSPVNPKPICRFANRCSLAKEICSSEEPELLEVSPGHFVACHCCKNNKK
- a CDS encoding AraC family transcriptional regulator — encoded protein: MEEKYFQPIDESIRVIHNINSSNVMECPHFHDYYELHFTLSNNLKFIIENNIFYVPRGAVFGIGTFVPHMTVVPDDAWFERYTVHIKPEVMEEITESLDVDCMELFQPDGDFKACQIRLRQEDIFNFSQLLDREKESLKTNFYGDKSYRKVVLAEILLFLLRVKHEETGEEGKIYDDENGILAKKIMEYITENITLDLNLDLLEKEFFINKYSISRIFKEYCGVTVNQYIISRRIYLACELLKKNDAVFKVCEMCGFSDYGHFIRIFKKHVGISLKQYALKICKMEIKLK
- a CDS encoding ABC transporter permease: MELWLRFLKNKTAVAGLVIFSAIVLLAAGAPLFADYHESAISLDVYNRLQPPGSGHILGTDEMGRDIFARVIYGARISLTVGISSVAVALLAGGSLGAISGFYGGKIDNVIMRAMDAFLCLPDVLLALAIIATFGVSKVNLVLSIGLSFSPKFARIVRSAVMGVRGSEYIEAARSIGARDGHIILPHALINCMGPIIVQVTLYVANAILTISGLSFLGLGIQAPTPEWGNMLASGRAFMRDEAYIVIAPGLAIFFTILSLNLLGDGLRDALDPRLKQ
- a CDS encoding ABC transporter substrate-binding protein, which encodes MKYRRSVAGIILAAVIGLTIAGCSDNKNQSALNNNISQPSAEDNFDADITVVQAVDMVSFDPIQSSDMSNVYTLANVYSRLFRYSENLGAEKELCKDYERISDTEWHFTIWENVQCHDGSTLTADDVIYCLNRAKGSSIMTALFQQVEEIKKVDDNTISITTDGPYPSLPTALTNVATSIVPQSYCEKAIAENNWSHPIGSGRYSFDSRVIGDTIKFKRFEGYFDQEDRALNKTLTIKIIPEGTARTIAIETGAADFNAEFATADYKRVVENPALKLWEKDSQMVWHLGMDNTQQWFNNKLVRQAVNFAVDRDACLQVGYEGLGKVVWNCATFAPTVMGAIENPLGMYSYDPEKAKELMKEAGCPGFETEIIVFRDEAERMAIVAQANLAEIGIQAKITRIENAVFASYIADHRAPMFITSWGCYEDPDLFLGRRFTEAGFGGVNRVWYSNPELDLMIAQGRENFEEEKRIPVYEKIQEFLAEEAPEADLFVSKTLALSNNRLKGVELNAERAGNYYKLHY
- a CDS encoding Rossmann-fold NAD(P)-binding domain-containing protein, producing the protein MDQSVRLRFLSEPDMIKAGVLNMEGCLEAVQDALALLAKGDYLMGGPSENDHGHLIWFPEHKKGPRMPEAGPDRRFMAMIAYLGGDYHICGEKWYGSNIANREIGLLRSIHSIILNDPDNVKPLAFMSGNLLSQMRTGAVPGISARFLAREGAETIGIIGAGMVGKTALLGVKTAVKTLKTAYIYDVFPEASKRFAKYAEEELGVQPVIVDKLEDAVKNMDIVHIAASGEELPAIDTKLLKKGSLLCLTGAADFINDDWIEDCQIYADNWKLHQAFIYEMDYPREGIREEILSWAPSAPVIDAAYKGKFSGFRVKNIGDVIIGKSEARQCQDDKIIFITSGMAVEDVAWGKKILERADEQDIGQVLTFWEKQYWLK